In Helianthus annuus cultivar XRQ/B chromosome 9, HanXRQr2.0-SUNRISE, whole genome shotgun sequence, the following are encoded in one genomic region:
- the LOC110878477 gene encoding DNA-(apurinic or apyrimidinic site) endonuclease 2, giving the protein MKIATYNVNGLRPRISQYGSLRKLLDSLDSDIICLQETKLSRQELRADVVSADGYESFFSCTRSIEKGRTGYSGVVTFCKVQSAFSSNEVALPVDAEEGFTGVLENSRGFGSRKHDFLARADGLEEFDRDELLKIDSEGRCIITDHGHFVIFNIYGPRAACDDAERIEFKLSFYKILQKRWEALMRKGRRIIVVGDFNIAPSSIDRCDAGPDFENNEFRVWFRSLLVESGGLFFDVFRAKHPERTEAYTCWSTNTGGEIFNFGSRIDHIITAGSCLHENIDPEGHNFFSCHVKDCDILTQFKRCKPGTMPSYRWKGGKNIKMEGSDHAPVFMSLTDIPDIHQHNTPSLSIRYCPQVRGCQQTLVSMLSRSKSTEETKVDEQSVASLDEEIKVQNHELRVKSPILNRTEMKKKLKKSQSSQLSLKSFFQSSSTANKEVKSMTAELSVDHTSDSVEGSETEVLKFTTKGEPDESRCESDACNSSQTDKSQSAQLEWQRIQQFMQSSIPVCKGHGEQCVSRVVKKAGPTFGRRFYVCARAEGPASNPEANCGYFKWADSRSKRKQG; this is encoded by the exons ATGAAGATAGCAACGTATAACGTCAATGGCCTCAGGCCTCGAATTTCCCAGTACGGCTCCCTCCGTAAACTCCTTGATTCTCTCGATTCCGACATCATCTGCTTGCAG GAAACGAAATTGTCGAGGCAAGAACTGAGAGCTGATGTGGTTTCAGCAGATGGGTACGAGTCCTTTTTTTCTTGCACTCGTTCTATTGAAAAGGGTCGCACAGGTTATTCCG GTGTTGTGACATTTTGCAAAGTGCAATCTGCTTTTTCAAGCAATGAGGTTGCACTGCCAGTTGATGCAGAGGAAGGGTTTACTGGTGTTCTAGAGAATTCTAGAGGGTTTGGATccagaaaacatgattttctggCCCGTGCGGATGGGCTTGAAGAATTTGATAGGGATGAGCTTCTTAAGATCGACAGTGAGGGACGGTGTATCATTACTGATCATGGTCATTTTG TTATTTTTAACATTTATGGGCCTCGAGCTGCATGCGATGATGCAGAACGGATTGAGTTCAAGCTCTCATTCTACAAGATACTGCAG AAACGTTGGGAGGCTCTCATGCGTAAAGGAAGGAGAATAATTGTTGTTGGTGATTTCAACATTGCTCCTTCTTCCATAGATAGGTGTGATGCAGGACCAGATTTTGAAAATAACGA GTTTAGAGTCTGGTTTAGATCTTTACTAGTGGAAAGTGGAGGCTTGTTCTTTGATGTGTTCAGAGCAAAACATCCCGAAAG AACAGAAGCCTATACTTGCTGGTCCACCAACACAGGTGGCGAGATATTCAATTTTGGATCTAGGATTGACCATATTATAACCGCTGGATCATGCTTGCATGAAAATATTGACCCGGAAGGTCATAACTTCTTTTCATGCCATGTTAAAGACTGCGACATATTAACACAATTTAAACGTTGTAAACCTGGGACCATGCCAAG TTACCGATGGAAAGGAGGGAAAAATATTAAGATGGAAGGCTCAGATCATGCGCCCGTTTTCATGAGTTTAACGGACATTCCCGACATTCATCAGCATAATACTCCGTCTTTGTCCATTAGATACTGTCCTCAGGTTCGAGGATGTCAGCAAACTCTTG TGTCTATGTTATCAAGAAGTAAATCAACAGAGGAAACTAAAGTCGATGAACAGTCTGTCGCTTCTCTTGATGAAGAAATTAAAGTACAAAACCATGAGCTACGTGTTAAAAGTCCGATTCTTAACCGTACAGAAATGAAGAAGAAGTTGAAAAAAAGCCAATCGTCACAGCTCTCGCTTAAGTCCTTTTTCCAAAGTAGTTCAACAGCCAATAAAGAAGTTAAGAGCATGACTGCTGAGTTGTCGGTTGACCATACAAGTGATTCGGTTGAAGGATCTGAAACTGAAGTTCTGAAGTTTACTACCAAAGGTGAACCTGACGAGTCTCGGTGTGAATCAGATGCCTGTAATTCTTCACAAACTGATAAAAGTCAAAGCGCTCAATTAGAGTGGCAAAGAATTCAACAGTTTATGCAGAGTAGCATTCCTGTATGCAAGGGCCATGGTGAACAATGCGTTTCACGGGTTGTGAAGAAAGCGGGGCCTACTTTTGGTCGCCGTTTTTATGTTTGTGCTCGTGCAGAG GGGCCTGCATCAAATCCTGAAGCAAATTGTGGCTACTTTAAGTGGGCTGATTCGAGATCTAAGCGGAAACAGGGC TGA